The region ATGGCAGACAAGCAATTAGTCAGGTGTAAAATAGTATTCATCTAGTTGAAAAATGCATATGTGTAAGAAACCATTTGTTTGTACGTCCAGACatgctttttatctttttttttgttttaaagtatttttgaaaatatttttagataattttgatgtcaaattttttttaaaaaaataaattttttttatatatctataaacaaaaaattattttaaaaaacaatatacaccacaatatcaaacactatATTTAAATATGGTACATGGGTATCCATATCTATATAATCGTGGTAATAAAGTTaattctaggaaaaaaaaattcttgcttATATCATGTTGTTCTAGTAAAACATCTTTCACAAGCAAagatttaattacataaatatttaatatactaactaaaatcatatttatttttttaaaaaaacaagaggatAAAAAACGTTCAATTTTAAGATACAAAACTAGTTTTGGCAtggttttaaacaaataaaataaatttcactgTTACGTCTGATCAATGTTGTGCTTGTTAGcttgtattttttagaatataagaattaagatttttaatctaaaaaaataaaaacctagaGAGGTTCCTCTTGTCTGATCTCACTCGAGTGAGTATATACAATTAGCTGTCATGTCGTTTTGATATTAATGATGTTTATTGGCATTTTTAGGCTATTTTAAAAATCGTCTTCTCAGTTGTCCATGACCTGTATATTTTTTAGGTGGAATTTAATTATTGTCAAGatataaaagatgaaaatgattggaataaaagttaaaaagatgaagaaaaaaagcaatgaataaatttattcttgaaataattttgaaaagaattatatattttcaaaacaatatgaagacatattttttaatatttattttttttattctgagcaattattaatgaaatactattttaaaatatttttttcaacttcacgATTCTGGTCTTCCTAATCAAGCCCTTCAGTTCTTGTTTgtggttttttgaaaaaaatgggcCGATCTTATACCTGTGTCCAGTAACCATAGGGGCCACCACCGCTCATATGTAGGGGCTGAAGCTAATGCAGTATTTATGAACACGGTTGAGGTTGAaatcatgtattttaaaaaattaattttattttatttaaaatatttttttatatttatagattattttaatgtattgatattaaaattttttaaaaaataaaaaaatatttaaatatattttcaaataaaaaatattttattacaaaaatcaTTTCCACCTGAACCCGTCTTCGCGGGATAGATTAATGAGGAGAAGCTTGCAACTTTTAGGCTGTCAGCTGCTGGTCCTAAGAGGCTGCGATGCATGCTCAAAGCAGTTCaagtaataaattttaaaatcaacattatGCATTAATTTACTGGCTAGAAAGAAAGAGCTCATCAGGCAAACCCAAAATTTAAGCATTTATAACTATTTAGATGGTCTaatagtaaaattttaaaattaaaatatttgttttttctgtaatctcaggttcgaaccttatggttgctcatatgataacCACTAAAGGTTtacatagtttttaatttcagggcctgtaaaattagtcgaggtacatacaagctggcccggacacccaggttaaactaaaaaaaatttaagcactTATAAATTcctcaccttttttttattattaaacgcCAACCTAACCCACCTGTTCCATCCATTTCTATCTCCTTGCATAAAAGTTACAGGTAGACAAATAAATGCTAAATAATTGCATAATCATTTCCGGTAAATGAATGCTCTgccttgaaaaaaagaaaaataaaacacacgAAACTTGAGTGAATATtccctttccttctttttttatccccTCCATGTAAAGAACAAACACTAGagttatctctctctctctctctctctctcttttcaaagAGTGTTTGTTTGCATGATTGAATATACATTTTAAATTGTGTtgaacaatattaaattaatattttcagacgatttttaattgttttgatgtatttatactaaaaaaatcaaaataaatattaatcttttaataaagTTAGAGTAGCATGTTCGTACCAATGAAGTGCTATTAATCGAAAACAAATTTATGAGTATTTGATTTGAaggtgattttaattttttttatacatccacacaaaaatatatatttttaacttttaaaaatattttttatactttaaaaaatcactatacctccaaaccaaacaaacacagccaaattGTACCTTTAAAGTTTGTTTTCAAATATCTACTGATATCCAATCGTATTAACTAGTATAATAGTACGTATGAAAAAAAGGTGGTATACGAATTAAAAAATGTACGTGGGGAAAACATGCAGGGCAAAAATGTAACTTTATAGGGCATAGGCACATCCGTCCGCCAACCGCTATCTGActacaatattttaatattattttgaacgTATTCTCTACTCAGGGGCTGAGAGAGAAAGGGagcccaaaaaaacaaagagagacgTTAGCTCATGGCATGTGATCTGATCTTCTGACGGTAACCTTTTGatcttcaaaaatcaaaatttgaaatgagACAAATAGTCTAGAAATATATAGAACAAGCCCCCCAAAACCTTTCTGGTTGATTCTCTTTCTATTCTTGTAACCACTTGGTTTTACTGCAACTTAAAGATCATGACCCACCTCATAAACCCATGTAGTTGTAGTAACTAGCCAGTGAAGAAATGTTTTTGGTGGTTCTTACAAGTAGTTGAGTTTTTGGGTTTCGAAAAGTTTGTTCCTTTTTGTCGAGAATGGAAACAATGTTTAAGGGGAGTTGTGGTGGTGGAGGATTTGAGAGGAGGAGGAAAGATGAGTCTGACTTACTGACCGAGTCTGGGACCGAGTCAAGAGAGAGTAGCAGCTCGAGTTCTGAGAGTAGCTCAACTGAGGGAGTTAAGCCCGGGTGTGCTTCCCCATCTCCTTTGGGTTGGCCTATAAGGAAAGCTGGAGAGTGCAAGAGCTTGGTCTCTAGTGGAAATGGAAGTAAAGAGAAGAAAGCCCATTTGGAggattcaaaattcaaaaagcaAGGCTCAAAGCTTTCAGGTTGGTCTTGGTGTTTTTTCCTTTACCAGTCATAGATGGATGCCTCTTATGTTTGAAATTATTCAGTTCAAaattgctccttttttttttctttttttgattgtGGCATATGCCCCAACTTTATGATTATTGGTAAGTTGACGTTTTCTCCTTTTTTGGGGGTGGATTTTGTTTAGAGATTGACATGATAAAGGAGAGGTTTGCAAAATTGTTGCTTGGTGAAGACATGTCAGGGTCTGGGAAAGGGGTTTGCACAGCTTTGGCTATATCAAATGCCATCACCAATTTGTGTGGTATgatctctttctctttcaatCTGTGTCGTGTCTATGGCAGCCTTGGCTCCCAGTTCTGcagtttcattttaatttgatcttggtTATACAATATGTAGGTACTATCTATGGGCAACTTTGGAGACTAGAGCCATTGCCTGAAGAGAAGAAATCAATGTGGAGAAGAGAGATGGAGTTGCTTCTTTGTGTTGGAGACCATATCGTGGAATTAATACCCTCATGGCAGACATTTCCTGATGGTAGTAAGCTTGAGGTAATTCTAATTATAGTCCCAAATTTGGAAATGTACCATGGAAATTTGCTCACAAGAACAAGGACAGGATAAGAATATTAGAATAGAGCTTAATTAAGCATTTTGTCTGTTGGATTTTAGTTTGTCAACTATTCTGATGTTAAACCAACGTACCATGACTGTAAGATATGCTTCCCTTTCCATAATTAGATAACTGATATTCGAACAGCGTATTGTTTGTAgctttaactttattttaagATGTTATTCCCgaatttgtaattttcttaCCCTTGTCAGACATTACCAAGTGAGGAAAGATTAAGCTAGCTGAAGATCTTACGCAATTTGATTTACTTGTTTCAATTTCTTAAAATGATCATTCCACATTTTAGGATAGAATACTCGTAAAAAGGATAAGTGATAGAATTTATTCATTAGAAATCAACTTagttttccctttcttttgtttgtcCTCAATGTAAGTAGTTTCTGCATTTTGCAGGTTATGACTTGCAGGCCTAGATCCGATCTTTTTATCAATCTGCCAGCTCTGCGTAAACTAGACAATATGCTTCTTGTAAGATTTATCCTTATTTATTCCTtaattccttgttttttttttcaagcatgaTCATTTTGGAATCATTAGCCTGTCTCCTTCAATGACAGGAAGTTTTAGATAGTTTCGTAGACACGGAGTTTTGGTACGTTGATCAAGGGATTGTAGCCCCAGATGGAGATGGGTCAGCCTCTTTCCGTAAAACAATGCAGAGGCAAGAAGAAAAATGGTGGCTTCCAGTCCCTCGTGTCCCTGCTGGTGGTCTCAGCGATGATACAAGAAAGCAGTTGAACCACACGCGTGAATGCACCAATCAGATACTGAAAGCTGCAATGGCAATCAACAGTGTCGCTTTAGCTGAAATGGATGTTCCTGACTCATACTTGGAAGCTCTCCCAAAGGTAAAATCTGGCAATGCAACAGTTTTTTGTTACATGCCTGAATCAAACcgtgcttgattttttttcttttgttatgtgATGAAATCAACACCATATCCACAATTTTCTCAATATTTCCTAATTATGCTTAACATTTTTGTATTGACATAATGAAGTTGGTgcaaatttttatgtttcttccTTGTATTGTAGGCAGTTTCTGAATTATAATACATGTGTTTTTCATAGATTTTTAGCTGTAACAAGGGTATGTGAcagtcatttaatttattttcagaatGGGAGAGCTTGTTTGGGAGACCTTGTGTACCGGTATATTACTTCAGACCAGTTCTCCGCAGAGTGCCTGCTCGATTGCCTTGACCTGTCATCTGAACATGTTGCTTTAGAGATTGCAAACCGTGTGGAATCTTCAATTTATGTATGGCGTCGGAGAGCTCATTCAAGACCTCCACCCAATCCAAATCGCTCCACGACAAAGTCATCATGGGAGATGGTCAAGGACTTCATGGTTGACGGAGATAAGAGGGAATTGCTTGCAGAAAGAGCTGAAAGTCTCTTGCTTTCCTTGAAGCATAGGTTCCCTAATCTAACCCAGACCGCCTTGGATACCAGCAAAATTCAATTCAACAAGGTTTTTGTTCTCTCTCCTGCTCCATTATTTACTTTCAATCGCCCCATTGCCCTCCCTTTTTTCTATTTCCTAAATCCTTCATATCAGCTTGACTCTTTTTCAACTTTCAGGATGTTGGGAAATCAATTCTCGAGAGCTATTCAAGAGTTCTGGAGAGCTTGGCATTTAATATTGTAGCTCGTATTGACGACTTGGTATACGTTGATGACTTGACTAAACGTTCGGACAATTTGTCTTCAGTTTCCACAGCTGCTGTGATTTCTCACAGGAAGGTTTCAAATCCCTTCTCCGTGCCAGTCTCAGGCACTCCATACAAAACAACGTTCAGTACACCGAGCTTTTCACCCGTGCCGCTTATAAGTCCTGCACGGGGTGAGAGAACTCCATTCCTCCACATTACCACCTCCTCCAACAGCAATAACAACAAGCCTCCTCGTCGTGGTTTTGGTGTGAAGAGGGCGCTGACAAACTATCTTGCTGTGGATTCAAAACCCAAGATCTGTGGCAATACAAATGTTGATTCAAAACCCAAGATCTGTGGTAATACAAATGAAGGATCGTGTCCAAATCCAAAGACAAATGGCAGAGAGGGTTTGGGGCCGGAAAAGAACTCACCGACCCAAAAAAATGGGACTAAATTGCGTCAATGTGCTCCCAAATATATTGTAACTTGACGAGATGCATTGAGATTAGGAAAATTGAAATACAGTTTGACAATTAGGATTGTTCATGCTAGAAAAACCTTCTTGATTGTAACCGATATTTGATATTTGTTGTTTAATCTTTGCTTTGAGTTCTTGGTGGGCTGTCATTGTTTATACTTTATACCCTCATTTAAATCTCTCATTTCCTATCTTCCGGTGAAATGAGGGATTTCCCGTTGACCTCCAAGATAcggagaaaaaaagaacagaaacgGGGCATTCCGAGAATTGAACTCGGGACCTCTCGCACCCTAAGCGAGAATCATACCACTAGACCAAATGCCCGATTCGAAAAGCGGCTAACCAAGCTTTATAATAGCTAACTTACCTCTTCGACCTCAGTTTCACACTGCTCAAGAATTTTGCAAACACgtgattttttctattaaactGATGATAGTTTCATTGTGTTAATAAAGGGTGACAAATCTTAAACAAAGAATAGTAAAGATGTCACGGAGTGGGAACTCGATTTGAATGATCTTAAATCAACGCTAGTTTTGCCACACAAGTTAGTTCAAGGATTTCCTGCTGTCTAGGTTTTAAAGTTAGAGTttaataaatcattttcttaaagGAGCTTGGTCATCCTGATCTAGAATAAAAGTAGTTGATTAGGATTCGGTGTTAACGCATGATGGATTACTGTTAGAAAACTGAAGCTCAATATATATAAGTCACTGGCTAAATGAAGttagtttaatgtttttaaacaaGAAGTTATCTCTTGTACAGTTTTTTTATTGGacaacatttattattttataaatatattggaAATCCAGAGCActtatgtataataaaaaacaataaatttccttttaaataaaaaattttcgtttactaaaatatgaaaaagcaACCATTATTTTCCATGCATGGTGACCTGAGAGATCACGATGCATATATGATGAGTTTTGCAGCATTTCTTACAGGTCGATGACCTCAAGGCCAACTGGAGAAATGAATGACATTAATTACTTAAATAAGTCAACGTAGCACAGCAATGTCGTTGTAGTATAGTGGTGAGTATTCCCGCCTGTCACGCGGGTGACCCGGGTTCGATCCCCGGCAACAGCgcttttttttactaatatatatcccttgcaaAGAAAAGCACAAGACCCATCTCAATGACGACCAGCATCTACATAGTAGTGAAATTGTtggatttattgttttttatagggtttttttagattgaagttatattaaaatatattttttatttatttaaaattaatttttatattaatacattaaaataaaaatatattattttcaaataaaaagtttaatttttttcaaacaaaacttttaaaattaaaaaaacaggcTGTAATCTTAAATGTTAACTCTCTCTTCAGTCTCGCCGTCTTCGTTGGCCTAGTGTGGAACCCAACTGACACCATCTCCTGCTCTCCGAGCCCCAAAATCGCTGAAGACTTTATCGCTTTCCACGTCTACTCATTCAGCTCCTTTCTCTCCTATAGCCTAGCGCTCTCGCTCTTAAACAAGCTATTAGGATCGCTAAAACTTCGAGTCACAATCATGGAAATTATTTGCAGATGGCGGAGCTTTTGTTAGCGCACGTGAATAAGAATTTGGTTCGGGTTGGGAAGTTGGTTTCGGGCATTGGGTCGGTTTCTGGGTGCGTGTTTCTGATGTTGGACACTTGTTAATGTTATTCAGTTGAAGCTTGGGGTTTTGGGTTGTGGAGGCGGACATGGTCTTGTTATTTTGGCTCTTTTGGGTTATGTTTCCATTGTTTTGTACGCTTTTACTCGCTAGTTATGTTAATGTAGTATCCGACTTTGTATGATTTGTTTCAGAGGGTAATTGTAACGAATGAAGTGAACAATGGAAGTGTTTCCTTCTTCCATTTTGTAGGTCTCCGATATGTAGTTCATTCATGTGCAAGTTGGTTTTTATTAATGGACTTGGGaagtgattttattatattttgatgaCTTGTATTATATAGGTTTACATTATTTGTAGGGCAATCCTATTTCTCTTAAAATATTCATCATGAATCATCTTGGCTtaacatctaaaaaatatttttaaatgttatgatattccaaaatattcaaatagTCCATGAAAGTTAGATAATCaactaattaattgttttaacaatcttagttattttttctagtCAAGTTGATTGATAGCTTATAGTTGTTGTTTGGTAGACCAAGGTGGCTTGTGGTTAGTACCTGCAAATAAATCCTTTTTAGTGGAGGTGATTACTCTTCGATGCTtcaataaatatctttttaaaaagagaaaatccaATAATATTCTAGACAGAGATGTTCTGAAAATATATTTCCAATAGAGAATAAAGATTGTGAGCTTTTATTCTAAAGATCTGATGGTATATTTATAGTCCATGAATCATGTTCTTTTGTGAAAAAGAGGCTAAGAAATGTAATTTTTCTCTTGCGATTTTTTGAGTTGcattctattaaaaataatatgtattagaTCAGTATAAAATATCAAGGAACTTGTATGGGGTCTTAGAAAAGTTCCTTAGCGAGTGTTGAGCTCGGACAAGGTGTCTAGGCTCATTAGAGGTGATAGTGTGTTCGGGCACACTGCGTGGACCCAAACATGTCAGGCTCAACGTGAAAGCCCAAGCCTATAAAAGGTGAAAGTGGATGCGGATATACTGCTTGGATCCAAACACACTAGGCTTAGGTGTATTAGAGATGAGCGATGGGTCAAGATGCACTGCCTGAACCTAAACATGTTGCGTTTAGAGTGCGCTCCAGAGCCCGAGTATGTTAGGCTCGGATGTAGAAGCCCAAGCCCACGGACATGTTGGGGTGTATGTCAAGCACTAAGGATGTTGGTCATGTCATGCCCATGTTGGGTGTGCGCCCTGCAAGGGCTCGAGCTTCTTGCCCGAGCCCAGGCTTCTTGTGTGATGGGCTCGGGATACCAAGCCCGAGCTCAAAGAGTGTTCTTGTTGGGCCTATTTTGAGAGAATCTTTTGAGGCTATTTTGGAGggatttttagatttattttatttgtatccatcaaaaaaaaaaatttggagatAAATAGGCCAGTCTTGTTTGTATTTAGTTTAGCATTGCTATGGTCTGTATATTTTGTAAATCTAGTTTAATGTGGTCGGTGTAATTAATTATAGATGCGATAAAAATGGTGGGAAATGAGTGGGAGTTGTTTTGGCAGAAAGAGGAAGTGGAAAAGTGGGAACCTTGATGATGGGGGGATGAACTTGATGTATTTGCATACTTGGGTTGAGTTATGACGAGCAGCAATAGCCGCTTTAAGAAGTGGGTTCATGCTTCCACTCGTATGGTCGTTGATTTCTTATTAGGTTAGTATCAAAAGTCCTATGATTTGGTAAAGGCTATTAGGATAAGATGGATGAGCACGCCGAGCGTGCAAGAAAGTCCGGAACAAGGAATTGTGTCGCGACAAGCAAGAGAGGAAGCATGCATGTGGCAGGCTCTTGTCAGATATAGCTTAGGAAGTGATGGATTTACAATAAAGGAGCGATTTGAAATAGAAATGGCAATGTGCTATTAGAGGGTGAAAACTGTTTATTGAGCATAGATGATCCAGTCTGTAAAGCCTTAAGAGTTTAgcattttttctcctttcttcctATAATACGAATCATTAAGTTTTTTGTTTACTGCGTGTCTACTTCCCTGGACAAGGACTATTGTTATTTCCTAATCTGAGTGAAATTAGGCATTGGAAATCCTTTGATATGGACAAGGACTGTATTGTTATTGCCTCATCCGAGTGAAATTAGGCATTGGAAATCCTTTGATATCTTTTCCTGGGGAAAAAAATATGGCAGCAATAATGCTGAAAGATTGCAGATGATTTTGTCCTATGGTGGATCCTCATGAGGATGGCCCTCCAACTTTTAGCTGACAAATGAGTTGTGCCATGGATTTCTTATGATCGCTGGTTGTCTATACATTCCATTATTCCAATTTTGGATTGATCATCTCTTCTGTTTGTCCCGTGGATCTGTTCTCATTGATGTTCACCTTCACTACTCTGTTACCTTTACCAAAAAAGTCTATTAATTTTAGCAATTTTTATAGCTGTCGATCACGGAGAGGGAAGAAATGTCTTGGGAGGtgtctgaaaagaaaaaaattgctcCTGTAGAATGTATCAAACTCCAATTAAGttgtaataaaacttttataccAACAGTTCGAAGTACATGATGCTTTCTGTAGTGGTGTGATGTTCAGATGGAAGAGCAGAAGTAAAGGAACTGTGAGGCTATGGTTTCAACTGTTTGATTGATGTTGCGTAGAGAGAAGTTGGATATTATGTGAttgccctttatttttttcccaccGTGAAGGAAAACTGTGCTTTGTTTCTCCTGCCTGGCATTCAAAGTTGCCTCCATGAAGAAATTGACGCTAACCACTTGCGTCCTGCCTTTTCTGTTGTTCCTCTTTCTCAGTCAGAATGAATACCAAGAAACATATTTCACGGAAAAGGGAAATGCGAGCAATTGACAATTCTCggatatttgatagttttatgaACTTATGCTAAGCTATACTCCATGAGGGATCATACTTTTCTACAAGGGATGATTCTGGTAATTAAGCTACTCCTAGTCATGTGGTACCTTAAACTAGTTGCTTTAGGGCATTTGGAGAGTGCTGTATCagcatgttttatatatatatatatatatatatatatataaatttaatggttAAAGAGAGGCAAAAATAAAGTGAGAAATCAACTTATCTAAATTTAACTATAAGCTGAATTCAAATGGATACAGGAccgataatttttataaattctttattgaattacaaaacttatttttttttattatctttaacataaaatattaagattaaaGGATGTTCATCTTTTAAACTATTGGATTGGATATATAAAAATCTTCTGAatacttattatatttttatcaatattagtGATGTGtaaggatatttattttttatcaataatatataaaaatatttatcccttgtaagaaaaataacatctgagctccttttcttcataaaaaaatttggaatcATATAATCTAttcttacataatttttttctttaaaatattatcataatttttttttgaagacaaATACTTAAGTACGTATCATATAATCCTTAAAgctatcaaatataattttttttaagtatcagTCTAAGTGGCTTATTAAATAATAGTTAGCTaccaatcaagaaaaacaaaacaaattactaTAATTGTTAATCTAGGTACTAAATCACTTAGATATGTTGGGACATCACGAGGGAGTAAACTCAAGAGTCTTTCATAGTTGTGAAAACCAGAGGGGTTCAAGAAACATAGGTCATATCTTTTGTAGAATTAAGTGGCACTGCTATGCTGTCAATTGCTCATGAAAAGCACCCATTTTCCCCTTCGTGAACAAAAAAGCAACGAAATGGTTCCAAAGACTCTAGGGAGCGGTTGCCGTCATTTACTGTAGCCGTGTAAATCTGGAATCCATTGTGGAAGGAGTAGGTGATAC is a window of Populus nigra chromosome 10, ddPopNigr1.1, whole genome shotgun sequence DNA encoding:
- the LOC133704388 gene encoding rop guanine nucleotide exchange factor 5-like, producing the protein METMFKGSCGGGGFERRRKDESDLLTESGTESRESSSSSSESSSTEGVKPGCASPSPLGWPIRKAGECKSLVSSGNGSKEKKAHLEDSKFKKQGSKLSEIDMIKERFAKLLLGEDMSGSGKGVCTALAISNAITNLCGTIYGQLWRLEPLPEEKKSMWRREMELLLCVGDHIVELIPSWQTFPDGSKLEVMTCRPRSDLFINLPALRKLDNMLLEVLDSFVDTEFWYVDQGIVAPDGDGSASFRKTMQRQEEKWWLPVPRVPAGGLSDDTRKQLNHTRECTNQILKAAMAINSVALAEMDVPDSYLEALPKNGRACLGDLVYRYITSDQFSAECLLDCLDLSSEHVALEIANRVESSIYVWRRRAHSRPPPNPNRSTTKSSWEMVKDFMVDGDKRELLAERAESLLLSLKHRFPNLTQTALDTSKIQFNKDVGKSILESYSRVLESLAFNIVARIDDLVYVDDLTKRSDNLSSVSTAAVISHRKVSNPFSVPVSGTPYKTTFSTPSFSPVPLISPARGERTPFLHITTSSNSNNNKPPRRGFGVKRALTNYLAVDSKPKICGNTNVDSKPKICGNTNEGSCPNPKTNGREGLGPEKNSPTQKNGTKLRQCAPKYIVT